From the genome of Phytohabitans rumicis, one region includes:
- a CDS encoding carbohydrate ABC transporter permease → MAVRSRSTSTIAGIALRTPYWVFTGALALIFLAPLLWTAVASVSPQAGTNQVDGWGFGNYETLTRYQAGIWRYLLNSAFVSLLTVALTLLISFFGGYAFARFRFPGKNVLFLLTLAILMVPYATLLIPLYVLLNEVGLENSLVGVALVLTMFQLPFSTFLMRISFEAVPRELDEAATVDGCSPFGALWRVLLPAVKPGLITVGLFSFLAAWNDFFAPLILINDSEKMTLPLAVSNLRGQVQGVVDYGATEAGVVILALPCIILFLLLQRHYVRGFMSGALKG, encoded by the coding sequence ATGGCGGTCCGTTCCCGGTCCACCTCGACCATCGCCGGCATCGCGTTGCGGACGCCGTACTGGGTGTTCACCGGCGCGCTGGCGTTGATCTTCCTGGCGCCGCTCCTCTGGACCGCGGTCGCCTCGGTCTCCCCGCAGGCCGGCACCAACCAGGTCGACGGCTGGGGGTTTGGCAACTACGAGACGCTCACCCGCTACCAGGCCGGCATCTGGCGCTACCTGCTCAACTCCGCGTTCGTCTCGCTGCTGACGGTCGCGCTGACGCTGCTGATTTCGTTCTTCGGCGGCTACGCGTTCGCGCGGTTCCGCTTCCCCGGCAAGAACGTCCTGTTCCTGCTCACGCTCGCCATCCTCATGGTCCCGTACGCGACGCTGCTGATCCCGCTGTACGTGCTGCTGAACGAGGTGGGGCTGGAGAACTCGCTGGTCGGCGTGGCGCTCGTGCTGACGATGTTCCAGCTGCCGTTCTCCACGTTCCTGATGCGCATCTCCTTCGAGGCGGTGCCGCGCGAGCTGGACGAGGCCGCGACCGTGGACGGCTGCTCGCCGTTCGGCGCGTTGTGGCGGGTGCTGCTGCCCGCGGTGAAACCGGGCCTGATCACCGTCGGGCTGTTCTCCTTCCTCGCCGCGTGGAACGACTTCTTCGCGCCGCTGATCCTCATCAACGACAGCGAGAAGATGACCCTCCCGCTCGCCGTCTCCAACCTGCGCGGCCAGGTGCAAGGCGTTGTCGACTATGGAGCGACCGAAGCGGGCGTCGTCATCCTCGCCCTGCCGTGCATCATCCTGTTCCTCCTGCTCCAACGACACTACGTGCGCGGCTTCATGTCCGGCGCGCTGAAAGGCTGA
- a CDS encoding glycoside hydrolase family 127 protein yields the protein MTATAATAATVLPIRGRLRPLGLGDVRITGGFWAERQEVNAVATLAHIEHWLEREGWIRNFDLAVRGGLAQERRGREFSDSEVYKYLEALAWEIGRNGDAGLESRFRAVVRRVAAAQEPDGYLNTKFGRSGQAPRWSDLEWGHELYCVGHLLQAAVARARTRPGADDGLLEVARRAADNVCETFGPDGIDGLCGHAGIEAALVEFARTTDDDRYLAQAALFVDRRGHGRLSDVEFGREYFQDEQPVRQATVLRGHAVRANYLAAGAVDVAVEQKDAGLLDAVRNQWQNAVTRRTYITGGQGSRHQDEAFGGDWVLPPDRAYSETCAGIGSVMVAWRLLLADGDPRYADLIERTLFNVVATSPSADGRSFFYANTLHRREVGTLPDADRPSLRAAASLRAPWFEVSCCPTNVARTLASLTAYVATSDDDGLQLHQYMPGTIEHRRADGRELRVTVTADYPTTGRSGYVSRATKLPATLMFLGRCRCGYPDGRPRARR from the coding sequence ATGACTGCCACCGCAGCTACCGCGGCGACTGTCCTGCCCATCCGCGGCCGGCTCCGGCCGCTCGGGTTGGGTGACGTCCGGATCACGGGCGGATTCTGGGCCGAGCGCCAAGAAGTCAACGCTGTCGCGACCCTGGCGCACATCGAGCACTGGCTCGAACGCGAAGGCTGGATCCGAAACTTCGACCTCGCCGTGCGAGGTGGCCTCGCCCAGGAACGCCGCGGGCGCGAGTTCTCCGACTCGGAGGTCTACAAGTACCTCGAAGCGCTGGCGTGGGAGATCGGCCGGAACGGCGACGCGGGGCTCGAATCGCGGTTTCGCGCCGTCGTGCGGCGGGTGGCCGCGGCGCAGGAGCCGGACGGGTACCTCAACACCAAATTCGGCCGCTCGGGGCAGGCACCGCGCTGGTCCGACCTCGAATGGGGCCACGAGCTCTACTGCGTCGGTCACCTGCTGCAGGCCGCGGTGGCCCGGGCCCGCACGCGTCCCGGCGCGGACGACGGGCTGCTGGAGGTCGCCCGCCGGGCCGCCGACAACGTGTGCGAGACGTTCGGACCCGACGGCATCGACGGACTCTGCGGGCACGCGGGGATCGAGGCCGCGCTGGTGGAGTTCGCCCGGACCACCGACGACGACCGCTACCTGGCCCAGGCCGCGCTCTTCGTCGACCGGCGGGGCCACGGCCGGCTCAGCGACGTGGAGTTCGGCCGGGAGTACTTCCAGGACGAGCAGCCGGTCCGGCAGGCGACCGTCCTACGTGGACACGCGGTGCGGGCGAACTACCTCGCCGCCGGCGCGGTCGACGTCGCGGTCGAGCAGAAGGACGCCGGCCTGCTGGACGCGGTGCGCAACCAGTGGCAGAACGCGGTGACGCGGCGCACGTACATCACCGGCGGGCAGGGCTCCCGGCACCAGGACGAGGCGTTCGGCGGCGACTGGGTGCTGCCGCCCGACCGCGCGTACTCCGAGACCTGCGCCGGCATCGGCTCCGTGATGGTCGCGTGGCGGCTGCTGCTGGCCGACGGTGACCCCCGGTACGCCGACCTCATCGAGCGGACGCTCTTCAACGTCGTGGCGACCTCGCCGTCGGCGGACGGGCGGAGCTTCTTCTACGCCAACACCCTGCACCGCCGCGAGGTCGGCACCCTGCCCGACGCCGACCGGCCCAGCCTGCGCGCGGCGGCCTCGTTGCGGGCGCCCTGGTTCGAGGTCTCCTGCTGCCCGACCAACGTCGCCCGCACGCTGGCCAGCCTGACCGCGTACGTGGCCACGTCCGACGACGACGGCCTGCAGTTGCACCAGTACATGCCCGGCACGATCGAACACCGCCGCGCCGACGGGCGCGAGCTGCGCGTGACGGTGACGGCCGACTACCCCACGACGGGGAGATCCGGGTACGTATCGAGGGCGACGAAACTGCCTGCGACACTGATGTTCCTTGGTCGCTGTCGTTGCGGGTACCCGGATGGGCGGCCCAGGGCGCGACGGTGA
- a CDS encoding carbohydrate ABC transporter permease: MRRGRQALLGWLYATPTAVFVVALFALPLLLVIKMSVSKWPLLTGDQGINFPDNFKKAVDHRFFTDSVVFTIKYTVLATVLLLVLGLGLALLVQESSRWNNLLRASFLIPSALGLASASLLFYVFYSPYASPLKPLMDSWGFTFLGSPNAALFSTTFLIVWRYAGFYMVLMLVGLQGIPADVFEAARSDGATRWQTFWRVTLPLLRPTLALTTVLCVTGSLLAFEQFYILTKGGPDNSTITVVQLIYSVAFQGQNDLGVAAAISVIVLVALVVINALQLRAFRSEES, translated from the coding sequence ATGCGACGCGGCCGGCAAGCGCTGCTCGGTTGGCTCTACGCGACACCGACGGCGGTCTTCGTGGTGGCGCTGTTCGCCCTCCCGCTGCTGCTCGTGATCAAGATGTCGGTGTCGAAGTGGCCGCTGCTCACCGGCGATCAGGGCATCAACTTTCCCGACAACTTCAAGAAGGCGGTCGACCACCGCTTCTTCACCGATTCGGTCGTCTTCACCATCAAGTACACGGTGCTCGCGACCGTACTGCTGCTGGTTTTGGGGTTGGGTCTGGCTCTGTTGGTGCAGGAGTCGAGCCGGTGGAACAACCTGCTCCGGGCGTCGTTCCTGATCCCCAGCGCGCTCGGGCTGGCCTCGGCGTCGCTGCTGTTCTACGTGTTCTACTCGCCGTACGCGAGCCCGCTGAAACCACTGATGGACAGCTGGGGCTTCACGTTCCTCGGCTCACCGAACGCGGCGCTGTTCTCCACGACGTTCCTCATCGTGTGGCGCTACGCCGGCTTCTACATGGTGCTCATGCTGGTCGGTCTGCAGGGCATCCCGGCGGACGTGTTCGAGGCCGCCCGCTCCGACGGCGCCACCCGCTGGCAGACGTTCTGGCGGGTCACGCTGCCGCTGCTGCGCCCCACGCTGGCGCTCACGACCGTGCTCTGCGTGACCGGCTCGCTGCTCGCCTTCGAGCAGTTCTACATCCTCACCAAGGGCGGCCCGGACAACAGCACGATCACGGTCGTCCAGCTCATTTACAGCGTGGCGTTCCAGGGACAGAACGACCTCGGTGTCGCCGCGGCCATCTCGGTCATCGTGCTCGTCGCGCTGGTCGTCATCAACGCGCTGCAGCTGCGCGCCTTCCGGTCCGAGGAGAGCTGA